The following nucleotide sequence is from Apium graveolens cultivar Ventura chromosome 4, ASM990537v1, whole genome shotgun sequence.
GAACAGCCAACAGTTATCtgattacttgtgttttgatgGGAATTCTCATTTGGTGCATAATCTTATTGTCGATCTAGGGTTGATTTGGTGTAGTGTATGATCTTCAAGTGGATCTAGGTTCAAATTATAAATGTCTTTTAACCATTTTATGAAAGTTTGATTGCGAGACATCATGTGAAACTTCTGTTTACCGGAGCTGTATACATGCTAATATTactaaaaatatattttatcttAGGAAATCATGTGATGTATAACTCGATCTTAACGTAGTTTTTACCATATGATCAGATGCGTCCTACTGGGGGTCAGTTGCGGTGCAAATATAGCTGACTATGTGGCTCGGAAATCTGTAGAAGGCGGAAGGCTTTTGGATCCGGTCCAGGTTGTTGCACAAGTTTTGATGTATCCGTTCTTCATAGGAAGTGTTCCAACACATTCCGAGATCAAAATGGCTAATTCTTACTTCTATGACAAGGCAATGTGCATACTTTCATGGAAACTTTTCTTGCGTGAAGAAGAGTTCAGCCTGGACCACCCTGCTGCAAATCCACTCGTTCCCGATAGAGGGCCGCCTCTGAAGCGCATGCCCCCTACACTGACAGTGGTAGCAGAGCATGACTGGATGAGAGATAGAGCCATCGCTTACTCAGAGGAACTTCGGAAGGTAAATGTTGACGCACCAGTTCTTGAGTACAAGGATGCAGTTCATGAGTTTGCTACCCTGGACATGCTCCTTAAGACACCTCAGGCCCAAGCGTGTGCTGAGGACATTGCTATCTGGGTAAAGAAGTATATTTCACTTCGAGGTCATGAATTCTCCTATTAAGCACAAGAAGTCCAGAATCACATAAAGGAGCACCAGCTACTGGCATTTTAGATGTATATTATAGGATGGCCATCGAACCATCAACCTGCTACCAGTGATAATTTGTTTGTAGCTTGATTAGTTGGTTGTCTCTAACTTCAGGGTTGTTCCCCAGTTTTCCGGTTGGTTCTTGTGCCTCTGTTCATTTTTTGTAATATAGATTACTATGTGCTTAGGTTTAGTTGAGTTGTGAGATGCAATATTTTGTGTTCTCTTTGGGTGAGTTTGATCATTATGACATCTTACCATAATTCTTTTGTTGTGTATCAATATATACCATTATTTATGAGTAGAATTCATTTGAATGAATTCTTACATATCTTATAATCTTCTAGTTTGTGTGTAGTGGTCTCATTTTTCCTGTCAATGGACCTTGTTCTGGTTTAATGCAACTGGCTAGTGTCGGAAAATATGTTGGTAGTACTTTTTGATGAGAGATGGATTGATTATTGGTTAATTGCTTCATCAATATTTTTCTTTGGGTTTAATTTTAGTCAATGGGTTGTTGCCACAGCAATGGATGGACAACTTTACAGGTTGTTCCGAGTAGTTACCCCTTTCTTTCAATACTGTGAATGGATTTCCTTTTTCTGTTTTTTGTTCTAGGATTTTGTAATGTTTCTTTTTGTTTGACTTGGACAGTGTCCTGACTTTTGCCCTTGTTCGAGTTTTTCTAATGACTCTTATTATATGAGTGGTTTGTTTGTGTACATATTATATCGTAGATGCACCAACTTTTATCCATTTTTCCTGAATGAAAGGTTTAATTCTTGTAATATATCTATTGGAGCCTTGTGAAATATTAATTGTTTTCTTGTGAACCATTGTAGTTTCAGTTTGGCGTTGTCTAATACGAACTTATATATTTTGATTTTGAAGCAATTTACGTGTTTGCTTTAATAAACCTCAGCATTTGAATTTAGGAAAGGCAATTTCCTGCAGCAGTCTAAAATATTAGACACTTCTCCTAACAGCCATGATTTTAGAAAACGTAGTTACCCAACAATTTGTCTAATTTTATGTTTTAAGCATCAGATACATTTAGTAAGGAGAATAAAACATCAAATGTATCACATGAGGGTTTTATTGTGATCAAACATAACATTGCATATATTTACAAGATTGTTTTCACCTCGTGTAATTCCCCGAGTTTGCTAAAGTCTCGGGCCTTTTTTTCTCAATTTTCAGCTCAAAGTATCCCTCTCTGGCATGTGGTCTAAGTTGCACCGGGAGAGAGTGAAACAATTTTGAAGTTGTTTACTAGTGTGGCTTCAAGTGTTACGAATCTTAACTGCATGAATCACAGTCACAATCACAATGTCAGGAAGTTGAAGATTTTCGCGATGCAGCCCGAGGATGAAAAGACCAAGCCAAGGTGTACGTACTCCTGGTGATAGCAATTGTAAGTACAGCATGGCAACACCAATATAAAAATCTAGAAACTTATAATTAAGATAAAAATATGCCACATAATTGAAGAAAATCTCAACAAAATCAATAATATTGTTATGTTTCTTCTCAACACCCCACCTAGATGATTTTTCATCCGTTGAATGTATGCTAACCTGCATTAACAACTTAAAGTGAACATGACTTTACTTGCATGCATACAAACAGGTGCATGAACCAACAAGCACTTTCTCTTTTTTCCATTATCATTTAGTTGTATTATTTAGTTATGACTTAACATTGCCAACACGTCTGTATAGACCTAAGATATAATTCTCTAATGACTCTTAATGATAATAGTATAAAAAATTTGGAGTCTTGGCTCTGCTAAGCCTTCAATTACAATCTTTATTATATTAAAACTAGTACTGAGTGTTGTAATTTATGACAAAAAGTTTAACTAAGTGAGATACTCTGTAGTAGAACTTTCTCAACAATTTTTTTGTGAACTCGAATCCTGGAAGACACTTATTCCATGTTATTCTGATGTGTTTTATCGTCATTGTTCACCTTCAGTTTTTGCGGTTCTTCCCCTGATTCCTAAGGATTAAAACCTGTGATGTTGATTGTTGGTCAACAAGTTGAAACATAGAAAACAAACATTATAAGAGCTTTTAATGATAAACCATATGACCCATCATAATTATAATGTAGGGAACGAAATTCTACATGCCATTTTAATATGGCAATTGTACTTGAGCTGAAAGCTCCACTTCTGGCTTTGGCATATGTTTTCACTTGTGGAAACATAAAACAATCTATTATGTGGTCCTTTCATATGAACATTTTGTTAGTATTCTAGTGAATGCTTTTTTATCTTTATTTTCATGATCATTGCGTTTCTGTTTTCttctctttgttcttttgttTAACCCCTTTGACTTCATCACAACACTGAATATTAAGTCAGTGAATCCACCAAAATGACCGGCGAATCATTAGCTTTCAGTCAAACTGCCATAGCTAACTCCACATTAGTGTCTATCAAGCAAACATCAAGCTATTAATGTATGAGTTATTTGCACGAATGGATGAACAATGACTCGAAAATCTTCCTTTGCTGTTTTACTATAACTGCTCGAGAATTAGGGTGAAGCCATAATAGGATTTTGAACAACTTAATAGTTTTTGGAAACGGCATCTGTTTTTTTGTTTACATTCTTAAGTTGAAAGAGTTACTTCTAAAGACAAACTTGGGCAGCTTTGAAGGGACCAAGGAATCCTACCAGTACAATTGTTTTTTCTATCTTGACATATTAAAAAAAACAACTAACAAAAGAGGACTTTGTCTGCATGATATATATAGACACACACTTCACACTTGTAATAATTTGTAATCAGAGATGACCCGCGATTAATCTGTTGCTTAATTCTTTTCCCGAGATTCTCTAAAACAATAAGCTTTTCATTGTCTTAACAAGGGTGGTGGACACTTAATTATTGCAAACCGCCCGTGCTTTTAAGGCCAATGCATTCTTATTGCTACTTCATGATCTCTTCCAATCATGTTTCTCCCCCTCAAACAGCATAacttatttttttaatttcaGCATGATCTGGCAGAATCTTTCTTAGATTATTAGGTTCCTTTAGACAGTTTAAATAGGGGTGCAAGAAGACTTTCTTTTCGCACTGTGACTAGTACAATTGTATAGTGATTTTATCATTGCATTGTGAAAGATTTACGTCCAAATGGGAAGACAACCATGCTGTGATAAAGTTGGGTTGAAGAGAGGTCCATGGACTATTGAAGAAGACCGCAAGCTCATGAATTTTATCCTCGAAAATGGGATACAGTGTTGGAGAACAATCCCCAAGCTCGCAGGTTTTTAGTTTATAAACCCTCACTACTGAATATATTAAAAATCTTACACATTCACATACACGCACATGCATTTGTAAATTAATCGTCTTGAATATTTTACTCTATGCTACTTCTTAATATGTTGTGTTTTGCATGGTCTTGAAGGATTGCTAAGATGCGGGAAAAGTTGCAGACTGAGATGGATCAATTATCTGAGGCCTGATCTTAAAAGGGGCATGCTATCTGAAATGGAAGAGGATCAAATTATACAACTCCATGCTCGTCTTGGCAACAGGTCCTTGTCCCTAATAAGCATTTTTTGCCAGCCACTACATTGTGGTTGTATAGAAGAAATTTAGTATTTGATTTTCATAAAATATTAATGTTTACGCATGTTTGATTCTTCATGCAGGTGGGCTAAGATTGCCTCTCATTTCCCTGGGCGCACTGATAATGAAATCAAGAACCACTGGAACACCCGAATCAAGAAAAGGCTAAAACTTCTAGGGGTAGACCCTGTGACACACAACCCCGTTGAGCCTAAAGAGAAGAAAGCAGAAATGATCATTGAGACAATGCCACAGTCCACTTCACATATTATTCCTGTGCCCATGCCGGAAACTAATGATATTAATGTGAGAAAAAATGAAATCAATGCGGGTTCAGAAGACACCGCCAACCTATTGAACAACTATGAAGATGTGTGCGGAAACTTGGATGTAGTCTTCTGGATGAACCAAGAGGCCAACGCATCCACTTCTTACAGCCCTTCATTTTCTTTGGAAGAATCTCTGAGTAATCCATTAATGGGAGAATCTTCGTATATCCAAGAGGATTCCATACAACAATGGGTACAATCTGCAGATTCCATGCTCTCATGGGATGCTTTCAATCAACTAGAAGAAGAGCTTTACTATTTCGGATATAGATAATTAGGATGCACCTTTATTTTAGCTATTTTTTAGTTATCATCAAAGTAGTGATGCCTACTTTCATCACAAGTGATTTGTGTAGTGAAATACAAATAATCCGAGACAGGCCACTTGTCAGCTTAATGCTCAAATCTTTGgaattgtgtttcacatttgtTATATTTTGTTTGAACGTTGCAGTATCATAAACTGTATCAAAGTTGGAAGATTGATGTGATACTGCACCACAGCAGGTCTTTACAACAAGTCTTTACACCTAATGTCAATAAACTTAAAACTTACTGCTTATCCATGACAAGAGCACTTGGCATATGCAACATATCTATTCACCTTAATAAAATGATTGATGCATTCATTTAGTGCTATTAACAACACTAGTGAGTGATAATCCAAGCGGCCAAACACTCCCGGATTCTGACATGGTCTTTTTTTTTGCTAAGCAATACTGACTTGATCATCTTTAACTCCAACACGTATAATATGAACTTGGTCTTTAACCCGAACCAATTACAATAATCAGATTTATGTTTTCAGTTTTAAATTTGGTTCCCCCGCTTAACTAAAAGAACTCACAGTTATCGTCATGAAGTACTTATTTATGCCTCCTTATCGTATACAAAATCTAGGAACTCAATATATGTAATTAATTAACGTACTAACATCCGTAATGCATTGATTAACCTCTTACTCCCGAGTTTTAATTAGGAAGGAAAGTAAGTGGTGGGTGAGTAAAGTAGTTTCACTTGCATTCATATTTGTGCTCCTGAGTTTTTAAAAGAAGTGATAATAAATGTAAATTTAACAAACTTTCATTCCAAAACTTTTACTCCAGAAGTGGGATGAAAGTACTTTACCTACTTATCACTTACTTCCTTCCCTTTAAAAAACTCGGGAGCGAGGCCTAAAAGTCGCACTTGTTTGTTTGTGCAACATGCTACTTGATAGTTACGAGAAAATGTATATAGAATCATCCCATCTGTGTTTGTTTGTAGAAATAGTAAAAGGAAATCATTTACAGGCATCTTATGAAGCATCAATGTCTGGTTTTTCTTATAGTTTCCAGATTGTGGTTAACTTGATTAGTGAGTGTCTTCCTTCCAGCTAATATAATAGAATCAACTATATATACAGTAACATAATCTAGGTAGCTGAGGAAAAAAAACTAAGGAGATTTATACTCCGTTTGGTATTGCTGCAGACAGCTGTAGCAGCAGTTTTTTGTTAAAAAGTTATTTGCTGAAAAGCTATCTGAAAGTTATTTGATAGATTTTAAAAACTGTTGTCTAAAAAAGCGTTTTTAGTAAGCTGCTGTTAGCAAAAACCTGTCCCCATATTTTTGAAAAAAACTGTTTTCAACTTTTGCAAAAAGTAGTTATCAGCATCAAACCTTCTCAaaaacattatttttatatattatatctgaAAGTAtgtataatttaaaaaaaattactaaaCAGTCATTTAATTTTACCGACAACAATTTTTTCACCAACATTTTTTCTTACAGCACCGCCGGAGTCTTGTCTTTTAACAATCCAAGACTTGGCCTCGGAGTTCCCAAACCGACGCACGGAAACAAAGGAAAATCAAAC
It contains:
- the LOC141716754 gene encoding myb-related protein 315-like translates to MGRQPCCDKVGLKRGPWTIEEDRKLMNFILENGIQCWRTIPKLAGLLRCGKSCRLRWINYLRPDLKRGMLSEMEEDQIIQLHARLGNRWAKIASHFPGRTDNEIKNHWNTRIKKRLKLLGVDPVTHNPVEPKEKKAEMIIETMPQSTSHIIPVPMPETNDINVRKNEINAGSEDTANLLNNYEDVCGNLDVVFWMNQEANASTSYSPSFSLEESLSNPLMGESSYIQEDSIQQWVQSADSMLSWDAFNQLEEELYYFGYR